GCGGCCTGTTCGCCCGCGATCCAGACAGGTGCTGCGCCCTGCGCAAGGTCGCCCCGCTCGACCAGGCACTGCACGACTACTCCGCCTGGGTCACCGGGCTGCGTCGCGCCGACTCACCGAACCGCGCGGACACGCCCGTCGTCGAGTTCGACGAGCGCCGCGGCAGGGTCAAGGTCAACCCGATCGCCGCCTGGAGCGACGAGCAGGTGCAGGAGTACGTCGACGAGCACCAGGTGCTCGTCAACCCGCTGCTCGCGGACGGCTACTGCTCGGTCGGTTGCGGACCCTGCACCCGCAAGCTGCAACCGGGCGAAGACGCGCGCGCCGGGCGTTGGGCCGGTATGGTCAAGACCGAATGCGGAATCCACCGATGACTGCGGTGGTCCCGCTGAGCACTCCAGCGCCGGAGTTCACCGTACGCGCGGGAGTTGCGACCGCGCCGGGAGGAGGCGGTCGCACATGAGTAC
The sequence above is drawn from the Streptosporangiales bacterium genome and encodes:
- a CDS encoding phosphoadenylyl-sulfate reductase, producing MSTPLLERIPEHTTDTAWLRYLAHRAAAELADKPATEIVRWAAAAFGDRLAATSSMADAVVIDLVAKIAPGTDVLFLDTGYHFVETIATKDAIDASYPVRVRSLHPEQSVEEQDATYGRGLFARDPDRCCALRKVAPLDQALHDYSAWVTGLRRADSPNRADTPVVEFDERRGRVKVNPIAAWSDEQVQEYVDEHQVLVNPLLADGYCSVGCGPCTRKLQPGEDARAGRWAGMVKTECGIHR